Proteins from one Catenuloplanes atrovinosus genomic window:
- a CDS encoding roadblock/LC7 domain-containing protein produces MTTTQDLGWLLANFADRVPGVAHAVAVSADGLLLAGSRDLPRDRADQLAAIASGLVSLTQGAARCFEGGAVLQTVVEMDNGFLFLMSISDGSSFAVLAARSCDVGQVGYEMALLVDRVGDALTPAPRTAAGMVG; encoded by the coding sequence ATGACAACAACGCAGGACCTCGGTTGGTTGCTGGCGAACTTCGCCGACCGTGTTCCGGGTGTCGCGCATGCGGTCGCCGTATCCGCCGACGGTCTGCTTCTCGCCGGGTCCCGTGACCTTCCGCGGGACCGGGCTGACCAGCTGGCGGCTATCGCCTCCGGCCTGGTCAGCCTGACGCAGGGCGCGGCCCGCTGCTTCGAGGGCGGTGCGGTGCTCCAGACGGTCGTGGAGATGGACAACGGGTTCCTGTTCCTGATGTCGATCTCCGATGGCTCGTCCTTCGCCGTGCTCGCCGCGCGGAGCTGCGACGTCGGCCAGGTCGGGTACGAGATGGCCCTGCTGGTGGACCGGGTGGGCGATGCCCTGACCCCGGCTCCGCGCACCGCAGCCGGGATGGTTGGCTGA
- a CDS encoding DUF742 domain-containing protein, which yields MAEREEPTGALVRPYAVTRGRTRPRLEIALEALIETTVRGRSAGSNNGGHGREHQYIAALCDGRLQSLAEIAARMSLPLGVARVLIADMAADGLVAVYEPTSLEDANDAVGTELLERVLSGLRRL from the coding sequence ATGGCCGAACGCGAAGAGCCGACCGGCGCGCTGGTCAGGCCGTACGCCGTTACCCGAGGCCGAACCCGGCCACGGTTGGAGATCGCACTCGAAGCGCTGATTGAGACGACGGTACGGGGCCGGTCCGCCGGTTCCAACAACGGCGGACACGGTCGAGAGCATCAATACATAGCCGCGCTGTGTGACGGCCGGCTGCAGTCACTCGCGGAGATCGCCGCGCGGATGTCACTTCCGCTCGGGGTCGCTCGGGTCCTCATCGCTGACATGGCCGCGGACGGCCTGGTGGCGGTGTACGAGCCGACGTCCCTGGAGGATGCGAACGACGCGGTGGGCACGGAATTGCTGGAGAGGGTGCTGAGTGGACTTCGCAGGCTCTGA
- a CDS encoding GTP-binding protein: MAGRVTSAKIVIAGGFGVGKTTLVGSVSEITPLTTEAIMASAGVGVDDTRQVPGKTTTTVAMDFGRITIDRDLILYLFGTPGQTRFWFMWDELVRGAIGAVVLVDTRRLADCFAAIDFFEHRRLPYLVAINCFDGMQYHNAQDVRDALAISSEVPVVSCDARNRESTKHVLISLVEYVLSMRRSRAVAPA; encoded by the coding sequence ATGGCCGGGCGCGTGACATCGGCGAAGATTGTCATCGCCGGTGGGTTCGGCGTCGGAAAGACGACGCTGGTCGGCTCGGTCTCGGAAATCACTCCGCTGACCACCGAGGCCATCATGGCGTCGGCGGGCGTGGGCGTGGACGACACCCGGCAGGTGCCGGGCAAGACCACCACCACGGTCGCCATGGACTTCGGTCGGATCACGATCGATCGCGACCTGATCCTGTACCTGTTCGGTACGCCGGGTCAGACGCGTTTCTGGTTCATGTGGGATGAACTGGTGCGCGGCGCGATCGGTGCGGTGGTGCTGGTGGACACCCGCCGGCTCGCGGACTGCTTCGCGGCGATCGACTTCTTCGAGCACCGGCGGCTGCCGTACCTCGTGGCGATCAACTGCTTCGACGGGATGCAGTACCACAACGCGCAGGATGTGCGGGACGCCCTCGCCATCTCGAGCGAGGTGCCGGTGGTCAGTTGCGACGCGCGTAACCGCGAGTCGACCAAGCACGTGCTGATCTCCCTCGTGGAGTACGTGCTGTCGATGCGCCGGTCCCGCGCGGTCGCTCCGGCCTGA
- a CDS encoding ABC transporter substrate-binding protein — protein MPSITRRGLLVATASMFTVAACGTDDDASTGPRTASSTDLVVGGILERTGTGATMGELQARAMELFQPQINAEGFQVGAQRRNLQLKLVDSGGDPKKAGDLARQLANQDGVNAFIGGTIPETSTAISDVAQELQVPFVSLASADDILTPLSERTYTFKVTPDARDVAQALADEMGRQEIAKASILAGAGRHGDAGVRHVGSALTGRGITLGTTVRLPAGDQDFAAAAAEAVRGRPGAIVIWAMSPDAGKAARALRAAGYTGVFFFPPEAVTEETLSDENADAVEGSYAINPGSLGQSSLTETGPEGQRRRELIRRYVTQFGSFKGFAPYAADAISLLVQAAYQAKSVDRGRLRAYLERSSLEGMAGAYALTTIRHGGMEPGSLGVFNVNLNAWVRTS, from the coding sequence GTGCCCTCCATCACGCGGCGGGGCCTGCTGGTGGCGACCGCGTCCATGTTCACCGTGGCTGCCTGTGGCACCGACGACGACGCGTCCACCGGTCCCCGCACGGCCTCCAGCACCGACCTGGTCGTCGGCGGCATCCTGGAGCGCACCGGCACCGGTGCCACCATGGGCGAGCTGCAGGCCCGCGCGATGGAGCTGTTCCAGCCCCAGATCAACGCGGAGGGCTTCCAGGTCGGCGCGCAGCGGCGCAACCTCCAGCTGAAGCTGGTGGACAGCGGCGGCGACCCGAAGAAGGCCGGCGACCTCGCCCGGCAGCTGGCGAACCAGGACGGCGTCAACGCGTTCATCGGCGGCACCATCCCGGAGACCTCCACCGCGATCTCGGACGTGGCGCAGGAGCTGCAGGTGCCGTTCGTGTCGCTGGCGTCCGCCGACGACATCCTCACGCCGCTGTCCGAGCGCACCTACACGTTCAAGGTGACGCCGGACGCGCGCGACGTGGCCCAGGCGCTGGCCGACGAGATGGGCCGGCAGGAGATCGCGAAGGCGTCGATCCTGGCCGGCGCCGGCCGCCACGGCGACGCCGGCGTGCGGCACGTGGGCTCCGCGCTCACCGGACGGGGCATCACGCTCGGCACCACCGTCCGGCTGCCGGCCGGCGACCAGGACTTCGCCGCCGCGGCCGCTGAGGCGGTCCGTGGGCGCCCCGGAGCCATCGTCATATGGGCGATGTCGCCCGACGCCGGAAAGGCCGCTCGTGCGCTTCGCGCGGCCGGTTACACGGGCGTGTTCTTCTTCCCTCCGGAGGCGGTCACCGAGGAGACGCTCTCCGACGAGAACGCGGACGCGGTGGAGGGCTCCTACGCGATCAACCCGGGGTCGCTCGGTCAGTCGTCGCTGACCGAGACCGGCCCGGAGGGGCAGCGCCGACGCGAGCTGATCCGCCGGTACGTGACCCAGTTCGGCTCGTTCAAGGGCTTCGCGCCGTACGCGGCCGACGCCATCAGCCTGCTGGTCCAGGCCGCCTACCAGGCCAAGAGCGTGGACCGCGGCCGACTGCGCGCCTACCTGGAGCGGTCGTCGCTGGAGGGCATGGCCGGCGCCTACGCGCTGACCACGATCCGGCACGGCGGCATGGAGCCCGGTTCGCTCGGTGTCTTCAACGTCAACCTGAACGCCTGGGTCCGCACGTCCTGA